The following coding sequences are from one Musa acuminata AAA Group cultivar baxijiao chromosome BXJ2-4, Cavendish_Baxijiao_AAA, whole genome shotgun sequence window:
- the LOC135581516 gene encoding protein LONGIFOLIA 1-like isoform X1 has protein sequence MSAKFLHTFADEDPEMKRQIGCMTGIFQIFDRQRLLTGRRLSGHSHQGVSSGKVLSNRSSVGTEGNRCSPHIVLERSLSKSLNENQRISVESSRTSYSSSSCSSFSSLDCNKSSQEEHPSVERICCTERSVKDSPKLKSHEVHAKPICCELQGNPPSLSIQTDFRSLDFQDVVKDSIYKDTQPLSVRTSLKEETKNHTLKHKDSPRPILLSKSMDASHTTEIDGRSRVHIDLGESLRVLAKLKKAPWYFSEANEPPRKSYEAKDTSFYPLSKEAPRFSYDGRDSRSSLDSRESSKISSKLRELPRLSLDGRECSNTTLKEFDRSSINRRVDVILEHQQEPGSCKRPHSIVAKLMGLEAEPNSQEQVVLPDTNSNKNFDNFNRQKNISFASKQLTNTQDCKEDLLSCSHKCFIKDPAIPLQKRPTSIIKPVFQSRVPIEPAPWRHNDKICIPQKMTFVPRECQIKKQSESVYSEIEKRLKELEFQQSNKDLRALKHILDAMHAKGLLETKNTADQPSKTSVSSSPSGSAQNVGTIDARNTIGSHPTFTKGDKTSRAFDSPIVIMKPAKSFNRLDISPSSVIPLEGLSGLRRLRTSNPVDKKKASVSMTLHKDQTPKACRETACQPPLSEDKKFRKEENGTQKNCMRMSQVSPRLQGAPREDIGSPVKASNSLSPRLQLKKSEMEKRSRPPLPSSPSNMPPKQPANRYSLESVSPRGRLRRKPAQAQQNNDQLNDTSSETRSRNDQYDKISLKPDGNISLISQADTEVIRSNHSDDPCIFRQGNQSPSGRGAKSASSAMYRKKNSHSSKEDGLAVEIETAVPKQPIPIPVLHASLNQDDLPPKEISSKSFEDDEIHASSVDCRNPTGLPDAPSPNLSSGFNQKKLANIEHLVQKLRQIGSKDDEASTTDHIALLCEKQSPDHRYVSEILLASGLLMRDLTSGPISTVPIQLHPSGHPINPDLFLVLEQTKSPCLAKPVTVRQNIVQLKSDPEKLQRKLVFDVVNELLIQKLKLASPGPRPDPLLQVRKAKFPSGQRLLKEICSDIEHLKAESFVAGSLYGDNSFMAGEDMLRHSEGWTDSGKELPTIVLEIERSIFKDLIDEVISGQGSTGFQSKASRRQTVRR, from the exons ATGTCTGCAAAGTTTCTGCATACATTTGCTGATGAAGATCCAGAGATGAAGAGGCAGATAGGGTGCATGACTGGAATCTTCCAAATTTTCGATCGGCAGCGCCTCCTTACCGGGAGGCGCCTCAGTGGTCACAGCCATCAAGGGGTTTCTTCAG GCAAAGTTCTTTCAAATAGAAGCTCGGTTGGAACAGAGGGAAATCGATGCTCTCCACATATTGTTTTG GAGAGAAGTCTGAGTAAGAGCTTAAATGAGAATCAAAGAATTTCAGTGGAGTCATCAAGAACTTCGTACTCGTCTTCGTCCTGctcttcattttcttctttaGACTGCAATAAatcatctcaagaagagcatcCTTCTGTCGAGCGAATCTGTTGTACAGAGAGGTCTGTGAAGGATTCACCAAAATTGAAGAGCCATGAAGTTCATGCAAAACCTATTTGCTGTGAACTACAAGGCAATCCTCCCAGTCTATCAATTCAAACTGATTTCCGGTCTCTTGATTTTCAAGATGTCGTGAAGGACTCCATATACAAAGATACACAGCCTTTATCAGTAAGAACTTCACTCAAAGAGGAAACGAAGAACCATACATTGAAGCACAAAGATTCCCCAAGGCCCATTCTGCTGTCAAAGTCAATGGATGCATCGCATACCACCGAAATTGATGGAAGATCAAGAGTGCACATTGATCTTGGTGAATCCCTTCGAGTCCTAGCCAAGCTCAAAAAAGCCCCATGGTACTTCTCAGAAGCTAATGAACCACCAAGAAAATCATATGAGGCAAAAGATACTTCATTTTATCCACTATCAAAGGAAGCTCCAAGATTCTCGTATGATGGAAGAGACTCACGTTCTTCTCTGGATTCTCGAGAAAGCAGCAAAATCTCTTCCAAACTTAGAGAACTCCCTAGGCTGTCATTAGATGGCAGGGAATGCTCAAACACAACCCTGAAAGAATTTGACAGAAGCAGCATCAACAGAAGAGTTGATGTTATTTTGGAACATCAGCAAGAACCAGGAAGTTGCAAGCGGCCTCATAGCATCGTTGCAAAGCTCATGGGCTTGGAAGCAGAACCCAACAGCCAAGAGCAGGTGGTGCTACCTGATACTAACAGCAACAAAAATTTTGACAACTTCAATAGGCAGAAGAATATCAGTTTCGCCTCTAAACAACTTACAAACACTCAAGATTGCAAGGAGGATCTTCTCTCATGCTCCCATAAGTGCTTCATCAAGGACCCTGCTATTCCACTGCAGAAAAGACCCACTTCGATCATCAAACCTGTTTTCCAGTCAAGGGTCCCAATTGAACCAGCTCCTTGGAGGCACAATGACAAGATCTGCATCCCCCAGAAGATGACATTTGTACCCCGAGAATGTCAGATCAAGAAGCAATCAGAATCTGTCTATAGTGAGATAGAGAAAAGGCTGAAAGAGCTCGAGTTCCAGCAATCCAACAAGGACCTCAGGGCTCTTAAGCACATATTGGATGCTATGCATGCAAAGGGGCTACTAGAGACTAAGAACACTGCAGATCAGCCTTCCAAAACATCAGTTTCTAGTAGTCCATCTGGAAGTGCTCAGAATGTAGGAACAATTGATGCCCGAAACACAATTGGTTCGCATCCTACATTTACGAAAGGAGACAAAACTTCAAGAGCTTTCGATTCACCAATAGTAATCATGAAACCCGCAAAATCTTTCAACAGGTTGGATATTTCTCCATCTTCAGTTATTCCTTTAGAAGGCTTGTCAGGTCTTCGGAGGTTACGAACCAGCAATCCTGTGGATAAAAAGAAGGCTTCAGTTAGTATGACATTGCATAAGGACCAAACGCCTAAGGCTTGTAGGGAAACTGCTTGTCAACCACCTCTCTCTGAAGATAAGAAATTTAGAAAAGAAGAAAATGGCACACAAAAAAATTGTATGAGGATGTCACAGGTGTCACCTAGGCTTCAAGGGGCACCGAGAGAAGACATTGGAAGTCCAGTAAAAGCATCGAATTCTCTCAGCCCAAGATTACAACTGAAAAAATCTGAAATGGAAAAGAGATCTCGTCCCCCACTTCCTTCATCTCCCTCAAATATGCCTCCAAAACAGCCTGCTAACAGATATTCTTTAGAGTCAGTGTCTCCAAGAGGAAGGCTCAGACGAAAACCAGCTCAAGCACAGCAAAATAATGACCAACTCAATGACACTAGTAGTGAGACAAGAAGTCGGAATGACCAGTATGACAAGATATCTTTAAAGCCAGATGGCAATATTAGCTTGATATCACAGGCAGACACGGAAGTAATAAGGTCCAACCACTCTGATGATCCTTGCATCTTTCGGCAAGGTAACCAAAGTCCATCTGGCAGGGGTGCTAAAAGTGCTTCTTCAGCCATGTACCGGAAG AAGAACTCACATAGTTCAAAAGAAGATGGTTTAGCCGTGGAAATAGAAACAGCTGTTCCTAAGCAGCCAATTCCAATCCCTGTTCTACATGCTTCACTTAACCAGGATGACTTGCCTCCTAAGGAGATATCTTCAAAATCATTCGAAG ATGACGAGATTCATGCTTCTTCAGTTGATTGTCGCAATCCAACTGGCTTGCCTGATGCTCCATCACCCAATTTAAGCTCTGGATTCAACCAGAAGAAACTTGCAAACATCGAACACCTGGTTCAGAAGCTGAGGCAGATAGGCTCAAAGGATGACGAAGCTTCCACAACTGACCATATTGCCTTGTTATGTGAAAAGCAGAGCCCAGACCATCGATATGTGTCTGAGATACTCCTGGCTTCTGGCCTTCTGATGAGAGATCTAACATCTGGACCAATTAGCACAGTGCCCATCCAGCTTCACCCTTCGGGCCACCCGATAAACCCTGACTTGTTTCTTGTTTTGGAGCAAACAAAGTCTCCCTGTCTTGCCAAGCCTGTGACTGTTAGGCAAAACATAGTTCAGCTCAAGTCTGATCCAGAGAAGCTTCAACGCAAGCTGGTATTTGATGTAGTGAATGAGCTCCTAATACAGAAGTTGAAGCTGGCTAGTCCAGGCCCTCGCCCTGACCCCCTGCTTCAAGTCAGGAAGGCCAAGTTTCCCAGCGGACAACGCTTGCTGAAAGAGATATGTTCTGATATCGAACATCTCAAAGCTGAGAGCTTTGTTGCTGGCAGCTTGTATGGTGATAACAGCTTTATGGCAGGCGAAGATATGTTGCGGCATTCGGAAGGCTGGACTGATTCTGGCAAGGAGTTACCGACGATAGTGTTGGAGATAGAGAGGTCAATATTTAAAGATCTGATTGATGAAGTTATTAGCGGACAAGGTTCAACTGGTTTTCAATCCAAGGCAAGCAGAAGGCAGACGGTCAGACGCTAA
- the LOC103982143 gene encoding uncharacterized protein LOC103982143 has product MASAGKALSQSFKKFFKMPWDITGPCSSPEYRSSLPKATEYRRFCPATAPAKVWVPTTEPEAVFDIKYYTRDRRRDRPPVRRTLLRKADVERIMAAKTFGPDNFPKVYLTEKVEEDENARGGGYQ; this is encoded by the coding sequence ATGGCGTCCGCTGGCAAAGCCCTCTCGCAATCGTTCAAGAAGTTCTTCAAGATGCCGTGGGATATCACCGGGCCCTGCTCCAGCCCCGAGTACCGTAGCTCCCTCCCCAAGGCCACCGAGTACCGCCGCTTCTGCCCCGCCACCGCGCCCGCCAAGGTCTGGGTCCCAACCACGGAACCCGAAGCCGTCTTCGACATCAAGTACTACACGCGCGATCGTCGCCGCGATCGGCCCCCCGTTCGCCGGACTCTCCTCAGGAAGGCCGACGTTGAGCGGATCATGGCCGCCAAAACCTTCGGCCCTGATAATTTTCCCAAGGTCTACCTCACCGAGAAGGTGGAGGAGGACGAAAATGCCCGGGGCGGCGGGTACCAGTAG
- the LOC135581516 gene encoding protein LONGIFOLIA 1-like isoform X2, with protein sequence MSAKFLHTFADEDPEMKRQIGCMTGIFQIFDRQRLLTGRRLSGHSHQGVSSGKVLSNRSSVGTEGNRCSPHIVLERSLSKSLNENQRISVESSRTSYSSSSCSSFSSLDCNKSSQEEHPSVERICCTERSVKDSPKLKSHEVHAKPICCELQGNPPSLSIQTDFRSLDFQDVVKDSIYKDTQPLSVRTSLKEETKNHTLKHKDSPRPILLSKSMDASHTTEIDGRSRVHIDLGESLRVLAKLKKAPWYFSEANEPPRKSYEAKDTSFYPLSKEAPRFSYDGRDSRSSLDSRESSKISSKLRELPRLSLDGRECSNTTLKEFDRSSINRRVDVILEHQQEPGSCKRPHSIVAKLMGLEAEPNSQEQVVLPDTNSNKNFDNFNRQKNISFASKQLTNTQDCKEDLLSCSHKCFIKDPAIPLQKRPTSIIKPVFQSRVPIEPAPWRHNDKICIPQKMTFVPRECQIKKQSESVYSEIEKRLKELEFQQSNKDLRALKHILDAMHAKGLLETKNTADQPSKTSVSSSPSGSAQNVGTIDARNTIGSHPTFTKGDKTSRAFDSPIVIMKPAKSFNRLDISPSSVIPLEGLSGLRRLRTSNPVDKKKASVSMTLHKDQTPKACRETACQPPLSEDKKFRKEENGTQKNCMRMSQVSPRLQGAPREDIGSPVKASNSLSPRLQLKKSEMEKRSRPPLPSSPSNMPPKQPANRYSLESVSPRGRLRRKPAQAQQNNDQLNDTSSETRSRNDQYDKISLKPDGNISLISQADTEVIRSNHSDDPCIFRQGNQSPSGRGAKSASSAMYRKNSHSSKEDGLAVEIETAVPKQPIPIPVLHASLNQDDLPPKEISSKSFEDDEIHASSVDCRNPTGLPDAPSPNLSSGFNQKKLANIEHLVQKLRQIGSKDDEASTTDHIALLCEKQSPDHRYVSEILLASGLLMRDLTSGPISTVPIQLHPSGHPINPDLFLVLEQTKSPCLAKPVTVRQNIVQLKSDPEKLQRKLVFDVVNELLIQKLKLASPGPRPDPLLQVRKAKFPSGQRLLKEICSDIEHLKAESFVAGSLYGDNSFMAGEDMLRHSEGWTDSGKELPTIVLEIERSIFKDLIDEVISGQGSTGFQSKASRRQTVRR encoded by the exons ATGTCTGCAAAGTTTCTGCATACATTTGCTGATGAAGATCCAGAGATGAAGAGGCAGATAGGGTGCATGACTGGAATCTTCCAAATTTTCGATCGGCAGCGCCTCCTTACCGGGAGGCGCCTCAGTGGTCACAGCCATCAAGGGGTTTCTTCAG GCAAAGTTCTTTCAAATAGAAGCTCGGTTGGAACAGAGGGAAATCGATGCTCTCCACATATTGTTTTG GAGAGAAGTCTGAGTAAGAGCTTAAATGAGAATCAAAGAATTTCAGTGGAGTCATCAAGAACTTCGTACTCGTCTTCGTCCTGctcttcattttcttctttaGACTGCAATAAatcatctcaagaagagcatcCTTCTGTCGAGCGAATCTGTTGTACAGAGAGGTCTGTGAAGGATTCACCAAAATTGAAGAGCCATGAAGTTCATGCAAAACCTATTTGCTGTGAACTACAAGGCAATCCTCCCAGTCTATCAATTCAAACTGATTTCCGGTCTCTTGATTTTCAAGATGTCGTGAAGGACTCCATATACAAAGATACACAGCCTTTATCAGTAAGAACTTCACTCAAAGAGGAAACGAAGAACCATACATTGAAGCACAAAGATTCCCCAAGGCCCATTCTGCTGTCAAAGTCAATGGATGCATCGCATACCACCGAAATTGATGGAAGATCAAGAGTGCACATTGATCTTGGTGAATCCCTTCGAGTCCTAGCCAAGCTCAAAAAAGCCCCATGGTACTTCTCAGAAGCTAATGAACCACCAAGAAAATCATATGAGGCAAAAGATACTTCATTTTATCCACTATCAAAGGAAGCTCCAAGATTCTCGTATGATGGAAGAGACTCACGTTCTTCTCTGGATTCTCGAGAAAGCAGCAAAATCTCTTCCAAACTTAGAGAACTCCCTAGGCTGTCATTAGATGGCAGGGAATGCTCAAACACAACCCTGAAAGAATTTGACAGAAGCAGCATCAACAGAAGAGTTGATGTTATTTTGGAACATCAGCAAGAACCAGGAAGTTGCAAGCGGCCTCATAGCATCGTTGCAAAGCTCATGGGCTTGGAAGCAGAACCCAACAGCCAAGAGCAGGTGGTGCTACCTGATACTAACAGCAACAAAAATTTTGACAACTTCAATAGGCAGAAGAATATCAGTTTCGCCTCTAAACAACTTACAAACACTCAAGATTGCAAGGAGGATCTTCTCTCATGCTCCCATAAGTGCTTCATCAAGGACCCTGCTATTCCACTGCAGAAAAGACCCACTTCGATCATCAAACCTGTTTTCCAGTCAAGGGTCCCAATTGAACCAGCTCCTTGGAGGCACAATGACAAGATCTGCATCCCCCAGAAGATGACATTTGTACCCCGAGAATGTCAGATCAAGAAGCAATCAGAATCTGTCTATAGTGAGATAGAGAAAAGGCTGAAAGAGCTCGAGTTCCAGCAATCCAACAAGGACCTCAGGGCTCTTAAGCACATATTGGATGCTATGCATGCAAAGGGGCTACTAGAGACTAAGAACACTGCAGATCAGCCTTCCAAAACATCAGTTTCTAGTAGTCCATCTGGAAGTGCTCAGAATGTAGGAACAATTGATGCCCGAAACACAATTGGTTCGCATCCTACATTTACGAAAGGAGACAAAACTTCAAGAGCTTTCGATTCACCAATAGTAATCATGAAACCCGCAAAATCTTTCAACAGGTTGGATATTTCTCCATCTTCAGTTATTCCTTTAGAAGGCTTGTCAGGTCTTCGGAGGTTACGAACCAGCAATCCTGTGGATAAAAAGAAGGCTTCAGTTAGTATGACATTGCATAAGGACCAAACGCCTAAGGCTTGTAGGGAAACTGCTTGTCAACCACCTCTCTCTGAAGATAAGAAATTTAGAAAAGAAGAAAATGGCACACAAAAAAATTGTATGAGGATGTCACAGGTGTCACCTAGGCTTCAAGGGGCACCGAGAGAAGACATTGGAAGTCCAGTAAAAGCATCGAATTCTCTCAGCCCAAGATTACAACTGAAAAAATCTGAAATGGAAAAGAGATCTCGTCCCCCACTTCCTTCATCTCCCTCAAATATGCCTCCAAAACAGCCTGCTAACAGATATTCTTTAGAGTCAGTGTCTCCAAGAGGAAGGCTCAGACGAAAACCAGCTCAAGCACAGCAAAATAATGACCAACTCAATGACACTAGTAGTGAGACAAGAAGTCGGAATGACCAGTATGACAAGATATCTTTAAAGCCAGATGGCAATATTAGCTTGATATCACAGGCAGACACGGAAGTAATAAGGTCCAACCACTCTGATGATCCTTGCATCTTTCGGCAAGGTAACCAAAGTCCATCTGGCAGGGGTGCTAAAAGTGCTTCTTCAGCCATGTACCGGAAG AACTCACATAGTTCAAAAGAAGATGGTTTAGCCGTGGAAATAGAAACAGCTGTTCCTAAGCAGCCAATTCCAATCCCTGTTCTACATGCTTCACTTAACCAGGATGACTTGCCTCCTAAGGAGATATCTTCAAAATCATTCGAAG ATGACGAGATTCATGCTTCTTCAGTTGATTGTCGCAATCCAACTGGCTTGCCTGATGCTCCATCACCCAATTTAAGCTCTGGATTCAACCAGAAGAAACTTGCAAACATCGAACACCTGGTTCAGAAGCTGAGGCAGATAGGCTCAAAGGATGACGAAGCTTCCACAACTGACCATATTGCCTTGTTATGTGAAAAGCAGAGCCCAGACCATCGATATGTGTCTGAGATACTCCTGGCTTCTGGCCTTCTGATGAGAGATCTAACATCTGGACCAATTAGCACAGTGCCCATCCAGCTTCACCCTTCGGGCCACCCGATAAACCCTGACTTGTTTCTTGTTTTGGAGCAAACAAAGTCTCCCTGTCTTGCCAAGCCTGTGACTGTTAGGCAAAACATAGTTCAGCTCAAGTCTGATCCAGAGAAGCTTCAACGCAAGCTGGTATTTGATGTAGTGAATGAGCTCCTAATACAGAAGTTGAAGCTGGCTAGTCCAGGCCCTCGCCCTGACCCCCTGCTTCAAGTCAGGAAGGCCAAGTTTCCCAGCGGACAACGCTTGCTGAAAGAGATATGTTCTGATATCGAACATCTCAAAGCTGAGAGCTTTGTTGCTGGCAGCTTGTATGGTGATAACAGCTTTATGGCAGGCGAAGATATGTTGCGGCATTCGGAAGGCTGGACTGATTCTGGCAAGGAGTTACCGACGATAGTGTTGGAGATAGAGAGGTCAATATTTAAAGATCTGATTGATGAAGTTATTAGCGGACAAGGTTCAACTGGTTTTCAATCCAAGGCAAGCAGAAGGCAGACGGTCAGACGCTAA
- the LOC135611337 gene encoding transcription factor TCP5-like yields the protein MINRSREKEKATRQEGATSDGKFPVSSRPWLGLRNPRIVRVSRAFGGKDRHSKVSTIRGLRDRRVRLSVPTAIQLYDLQDKLGVDQPSKAVDWLLAAAQHEIDKLPPLPFPPASFTQLGQSFPISTAFSYHHPITSQGLALTLHDKDVKRADETGDCPLALFSSAAENDGVLGNKAAELAKFPGFSLSSSVRTDVTTRQVIGEGKNDDNVRSYCAQVSEACDNSLTGSGSNLIPHASHYYHSNPANSNAYEHQFGGNSSSPPSVPGSQLVFYASGGTPPMFPTYMTPPNGSSSRQSIHIPSAASQDLRSSCETFLRSGSHVSVRPSQQRSSSGVHRPFDRHEN from the coding sequence atgataaataGATCGAGAGAAAAGGAGAAGGCGACCAGACAAGAAGGTGCCACGAGCGATGGCAAATTCCCGGTGAGCTCCAGACCATGGCTGGGACTAAGGAACCCACGAATCGTTCGCGTTTCTCGCGCGTTCGGAGGGAAAGACCGGCACAGCAAAGTCAGCACCATCAGAGGATTGAGGGATAGGCGCGTGAGGCTCTCCGTCCCAACTGCCATTCAACTCTATGATCTGCAAGATAAGCTGGGAGTCGATCAACCAAGCAAGGCCGTCGACTGGTTGCTTGCTGCTGCTCAACACGAGATCGACAAGCTGCCTCCGCTTCCGTTTCCACCGGCAAGTTTCACACAACTCGGCCAATCGTTTCCGATCTCGACCGCTTTCTCCTATCATCATCCAATCACATCCCAAGGCCTTGCGCTTACTCTTCACGACAAAGATGTCAAGCGTGCAGATGAAACCGGAGATTGCCCCTTGGCATTGTTTTCGTCGGCGGCTGAAAACGACGGAGTTCTTGGGAATAAAGCAGCTGAGCTCGCCAAGTTTCCAGGTTTCAGTTTGAGTTCAAGCGTAAGAACAGATGTTACGACGAGACAGGTTATCGGAGAAGGCAAAAACGACGACAACGTCCGAAGTTATTGTGCACAGGTTTCCGAAGCCTGTGATAATTCGTTGACAGGCTCGGGAAGTAATTTGATCCCACATGCTTCCCACTACTATCACTCGAATCCGGCAAATTCGAATGCATATGAGCACCAGTTTGGAGGCAACTCATCTTCGCCGCCATCGGTTCCTGGATCCCAACTGGTCTTTTATGCCTCAGGAGGCACACCGCCGATGTTTCCAACGTATATGACCCCTCCGAACGGCTCGAGTTCGAGGCAGTCGATCCACATTCCATCTGCAGCTTCACAAGATCTCCGATCAAGTTGTGAAACATTTCTTCGGTCCGGCAGCCATGTATCGGTGAGACCTTCTCAGCAAAGATCATCATCCGGTGTTCACCGTCCTTTCGATCGTCATGAGAACTAG